One Cryptomeria japonica unplaced genomic scaffold, Sugi_1.0 HiC_scaffold_135, whole genome shotgun sequence genomic window carries:
- the LOC131051944 gene encoding patatin-like protein 2 translates to MSNQELLPIDVSGDVGARILSVDGGGVRGLIPVQLLKFLEKQLQKLDGEDARLADYFNIMAGTSTGGLITTMLATADLNDHKHNRPFSTQKIEDFYLKNASLIFPQPSKWNIFHGIFGPKYNGKHLVDILEQEKFHERRLCDTATNLVIPTFDIKTQFPTIFASHEAKVDPLKNPHLMDVCLSTTAAPTYFPSHQFTTNSSDGKTQVFNLVDGGVAANNPTLIAMNLVTRAVHQDTRIVDKKEHLDHFIVLSLGTGLEEGIEWDAKKAATWGSLKWITHDGRTPLIESIMNASSDMVNIHTALMLHHVKENYLRIQEWQLKGSEAKMDLSTDENLRNLVKKGQELLDKPVRSLNLETGRPETVKNDCTNRMALTKMAERLSKEKKLRDKRSASSALSMNGHSVGINI, encoded by the exons ATGTCGAATCAGGAGCTTCTTCCAATCGATGTCTCGGGGGACGTGGGTGCTAGAATCCTGAGTGTCGATGGAGGAGGAGTACGGGGTCTTATTCCTGTGCAATTGCTCAAATTCTTAGAGAAGCAGTTGCAG AAATTGGATGGGGAAGATGCCAGACTAGCAGATTATTTCAATATAATGGCAGGTACCAGCACTGGAGGTCTCATCACCACAATGTTAGCCACTGCAGACCTGAATGACCACAAACACAATCGTCCTTTTAGTACCCAGAAAATTGAAGATTTCTACTTGAAGAATGCGAGTTTGATATTTCCTCAACCAAG CAAATGGAATATTTTTCACGGCATTTTTGGTCCCAAATACAATGGCAAACATCTGGTCGATATCTTAGAACAAGAGAAATTTCACGAAAGACGGCTGTGTGATACGGCTACTAACCTGGTGATACCCACCTTCGATATCAAGACGCAGTTTCCTACAATTTTCGCCAGTCATGAg GCGAAAGTAGATCCGCTGAAGAATCCACATCTAATGGACGTATGCCTCTCCACAACTGCAGCTCCTACCTATTTTCCATCTCACCAGTTTACAACAAATTCCAGTGACGGAAAGACCCAAGTTTTTAACTTAGTAGATGGAGGAGTAGCGGCTAATAATCCT accttgatagcaatgaacttaGTCACTCGAGCAGTTCATCAGGATACAAGAATAGTCGACAAAAAG GAGCACCTTGACCACTTTATTGTACTTTCTCTTGGAACGGGATTAGAAGAGGGTATTGAATGGGACGCAAAAAAGGCTGCCACATGGGGAAGCTTGAAGTGGATTACTCACGATGGAAGAACGCCTCTCATAGAATCTATCATGAATGCAAGTTCAGACATGGTCAACATTCATACAGCTTTGATGCTCCATCATGTCAAAGAAAACTATCTTAGAATCCAG GAATGGCAACTAAAAGGAAGCGAAGCAAAGATGGACCTCAGTACGGACGAGAACCTGAGGAATCTTGTGAAGAAAGGCCAGGAACTATTGGATAAGCCTGTTAGAAGTTTAAATTTGGAGACTGGGCGTCCTGAGACAGTGAAGAACGACTGCACAAACAGGATGGCATTGACTAA AATGGCTGAACGACTCTCCAAGGAGAAGAAGTTGAGGGATAAACGGAGCGCATCTTCTGCACTTTCTATGAATGGCCATAGTGTTGGAATAAACATCTGa